From a region of the Aeoliella mucimassa genome:
- a CDS encoding GspE/PulE family protein gives METGALLIERGLLTADQVTELRDSANGAPIRLEMAAVDRGWVREDEVLEALGDAIGVDVVDLEHTEVDLSLLNEFPQRLIHRYDLFPVRRENGSIVVATSNPFDLYALDELANQTGKHIEPVLAERRQIAERIKNHLGVGSETVEGLLAARQDEIQLLEDIDADAAELAEEAQEASVVRLVNEILLEAVETRASDVHIESQGSGIKIRYRIDGILHAQPVPPEINHFHAAIVSRLKIMARLNIAEKRLPQDGRIKLRVSGREVDVRVSVIPMIHGESIVMRLLDKGSMEFSLLKLGMGDELHNKFGNFIRMPHGIVLVTGPTGSGKTTTLYSSLIEIKSEDTKIITTEDPVEYQLEGINQIQVHPKIGLTFAASLRSILRHDPDVVLVGEIRDHETAENAIQAALTGHLVFSTLHTNDAPSAYTRLVDMGIEPFLVASTIEAVMAQRLVRRLCQECKKAYKPDRDDLPSDFPWDEFQEAGGLLYAPAGCRRCREIGFAGRQGVFELCTTTDSVRQLAHDRASSWDIRQAALKDGMLTLRQDAWKKAIAGITTVDEVLRVTKGDVV, from the coding sequence GTGGAAACTGGCGCGCTACTCATCGAACGTGGTTTGCTCACCGCCGATCAGGTGACGGAACTGCGTGACTCGGCCAATGGGGCGCCGATCCGTTTGGAGATGGCCGCAGTGGACCGCGGCTGGGTGCGTGAGGACGAAGTACTCGAAGCCCTCGGCGACGCGATTGGTGTCGACGTGGTCGACTTGGAGCACACCGAGGTCGACCTGAGTCTGCTAAACGAATTCCCCCAGCGGCTGATCCACCGCTACGACCTCTTCCCGGTGCGCCGCGAGAATGGCTCGATCGTGGTTGCCACGAGCAACCCGTTCGATCTCTACGCTCTCGACGAACTGGCCAACCAAACCGGCAAGCACATCGAACCGGTGCTGGCCGAACGTCGGCAGATTGCTGAGCGCATTAAGAATCACTTAGGCGTTGGTAGCGAAACGGTCGAAGGCCTGCTCGCCGCCCGCCAGGACGAGATCCAACTACTCGAAGACATCGATGCCGACGCGGCCGAGCTTGCCGAAGAAGCGCAAGAAGCCTCGGTGGTGCGACTGGTGAACGAGATTCTGCTCGAAGCCGTCGAGACGCGAGCGAGCGACGTGCACATCGAGTCGCAAGGCTCCGGCATCAAGATTCGCTACCGTATCGACGGTATCCTCCACGCCCAACCGGTGCCACCGGAAATCAACCATTTTCACGCGGCGATTGTCAGCCGTTTGAAAATTATGGCTCGGCTCAACATCGCCGAAAAACGACTGCCGCAGGACGGCCGCATCAAGCTGCGAGTCTCCGGCCGCGAGGTCGACGTGCGTGTGAGTGTGATCCCCATGATCCATGGCGAGAGCATCGTCATGCGTCTGCTCGACAAGGGATCGATGGAGTTCTCGCTGCTCAAGCTCGGCATGGGCGATGAGCTACACAACAAGTTTGGCAACTTCATTCGCATGCCGCATGGCATCGTGCTGGTGACTGGGCCAACCGGTTCGGGTAAAACAACCACTCTCTACAGCTCACTGATCGAGATCAAAAGCGAAGACACCAAGATCATCACTACCGAAGACCCGGTAGAATACCAGCTCGAAGGCATCAATCAGATCCAGGTGCATCCAAAGATTGGTTTGACGTTTGCAGCATCGCTGCGGTCGATTTTGCGTCATGACCCCGATGTGGTGCTGGTGGGCGAAATCCGCGATCACGAAACCGCCGAAAATGCCATTCAGGCGGCCCTCACGGGTCACTTGGTGTTTAGTACCCTGCACACCAACGATGCCCCCAGTGCTTACACTCGGTTGGTCGATATGGGCATCGAGCCGTTCCTGGTAGCTAGTACCATCGAAGCGGTCATGGCCCAGCGACTGGTTCGCAGACTCTGCCAGGAATGCAAGAAAGCCTACAAGCCCGACCGCGATGACCTGCCTAGTGATTTCCCCTGGGACGAGTTCCAGGAAGCCGGCGGGCTGCTGTATGCCCCTGCGGGCTGCCGGCGATGTCGCGAAATTGGCTTCGCGGGCCGGCAAGGTGTTTTCGAGCTCTGCACCACGACCGACTCGGTCCGCCAGCTTGCCCACGATCGGGCGAGTAGCTGGGACATCCGTCAGGCAGCGCTCAAAGATGGCATGCTCACCCTGCGACAAGATGCCTGGAAGAAAGCCATCGCCGGCATTACGACCGTCGACGAAGTATTGCGTGTCACCAAAGGAGATGTGGTTTAG
- a CDS encoding AMP nucleosidase, producing the protein MVRNQMVDKRSIARDWLTRYTGMPLEKFGDYILLTNFRDYMSRFANRFGCEIHGEDRPMQAATNSDGLTIVNFGIGSPNAATIMDLLTACMPECVLFLGKCGGLKDSTEIGHFILPIGAIRGEGTSDDYLPPLVPALPSFKLHKFVSQVLVEHGLEYRTGVVHTTNRRVWEHDEAFKDKLRDYSCNAIDMETATIFAVGHRNHIARGALLLVSDKPMTPDGVKTSRSDAAVSKNWSDIHLDIGIQSLTEIGEKGETIKHFTY; encoded by the coding sequence GTGGTTCGCAACCAAATGGTCGACAAACGGTCTATCGCACGCGACTGGCTTACCCGGTATACCGGCATGCCGCTTGAGAAATTCGGCGACTATATCCTGCTCACGAATTTTCGCGACTACATGAGCCGCTTTGCCAATCGCTTTGGCTGCGAAATCCATGGCGAAGATCGACCGATGCAGGCGGCGACGAATTCCGACGGGCTGACCATCGTGAACTTCGGCATCGGTTCGCCGAATGCGGCGACTATCATGGATCTGCTCACCGCCTGTATGCCCGAGTGCGTGTTGTTCCTGGGCAAGTGCGGTGGACTGAAGGACTCCACCGAGATCGGTCACTTCATATTGCCGATCGGCGCCATCCGCGGCGAAGGCACTTCGGACGATTACCTGCCGCCGCTGGTTCCCGCACTTCCGTCGTTCAAGCTGCACAAGTTTGTGTCGCAAGTGCTTGTTGAGCATGGACTTGAGTACCGCACCGGAGTGGTGCATACCACCAACCGACGGGTGTGGGAGCACGACGAAGCGTTCAAGGACAAGTTGCGGGATTACTCATGCAATGCAATCGATATGGAGACCGCAACGATCTTTGCGGTTGGCCACCGCAACCACATCGCTCGCGGAGCGCTGCTGTTGGTCTCCGACAAGCCAATGACCCCTGATGGGGTGAAGACCAGTCGAAGCGATGCAGCGGTATCGAAGAATTGGTCCGACATTCACCTCGACATCGGTATCCAATCACTCACAGAAATTGGCGAAAAAGGTGAAACGATTAAGCACTTCACTTATTAG
- a CDS encoding lamin tail domain-containing protein, which yields MKLASLAAAVLCVIATQAQAGLIISEVVDATLAGGNPKFVEITNTSSTDYTFSGGGIIVQSNSNTDLDIDVDLTGVTIAALDSYVIQSTSNTGQEVFESTYGFAADLYTDAFFSNGDDRYILTLSDDASVLADIHGEIDVDGTGTDWEYTDGYAYRLPSVNTGNGGVYDHSEWFTGGVNSLETGDDVEEAALILQLTTPGTHDFTPMQVPEPSSILLTLMAATGAGAVVMRRRLG from the coding sequence ATGAAGTTAGCTTCACTTGCAGCTGCGGTCCTCTGCGTGATCGCAACTCAGGCCCAAGCCGGTCTGATTATCTCTGAAGTCGTCGACGCCACCCTCGCTGGCGGTAATCCCAAGTTCGTCGAAATCACCAACACCAGCTCCACCGACTACACCTTTAGTGGTGGTGGCATCATCGTGCAGTCGAACTCCAATACCGATCTGGATATCGATGTCGACCTCACCGGCGTGACCATTGCTGCTCTAGATTCGTATGTGATTCAGAGCACTTCCAATACCGGACAAGAAGTCTTTGAGTCGACCTATGGCTTTGCCGCTGACCTGTACACCGATGCGTTCTTCAGCAACGGCGACGACCGTTACATTCTGACCCTCAGCGACGACGCGAGCGTGCTTGCCGACATCCATGGCGAAATCGATGTGGATGGTACCGGCACCGACTGGGAATACACCGATGGCTACGCTTACCGTTTGCCGAGCGTCAACACCGGCAATGGCGGTGTGTACGATCACAGCGAATGGTTCACCGGCGGTGTCAACTCTCTGGAAACTGGTGACGACGTGGAAGAAGCTGCGTTGATTCTGCAGCTCACGACCCCAGGTACCCACGATTTTACCCCCATGCAAGTTCCAGAGCCTTCGAGCATTTTGCTCACGCTGATGGCCGCCACCGGTGCTGGTGCTGTGGTAATGCGTCGCCGCTTGGGCTAA
- a CDS encoding PEP-CTERM sorting domain-containing protein (PEP-CTERM proteins occur, often in large numbers, in the proteomes of bacteria that also encode an exosortase, a predicted intramembrane cysteine proteinase. The presence of a PEP-CTERM domain at a protein's C-terminus predicts cleavage within the sorting domain, followed by covalent anchoring to some some component of the (usually Gram-negative) cell surface. Many PEP-CTERM proteins exhibit an unusual sequence composition that includes large numbers of potential glycosylation sites. Expression of one such protein has been shown restore the ability of a bacterium to form floc, a type of biofilm.), producing MMKSHWLGALLAALAVCCGSAHAQLQITEIMYNPTGSGDSSYSGEWEWFEVRNSGATDINLIVEDGLPAEEDGAWLDGIGDVDPGAGSSPNVTADTSAGANAVRETVIPAGSVAVFYNSWAGSGNLSTHNPQLFRDAWNISSSVPVIAVDFHPFLSNSGNDSIGVWQSREAYLQDLDTSADEGTVASFDHALAGVEYGTANPWPSNTEGYSISWTGNGSYTDGANWRLSSLEQTGVTTSSAVGIPGSVALNGEEGGSPGAVPSAASGAVPTGLLITEIMYNAVVEDDWEWVEIYNNTGSTIDFSATPHWFDDDDNGTDAFEEANLTSGVIGNQEAAVLYNADDITLEQIQAAWDPGNTGINFIGVSPFVNTTSGLLGNSGDVISIWDDEALYLADRAADVATNAIASVAYESDGDWPSDSGTSSIFLTDLSLDPNLGTSWSEATSFEDGDPNLTFSVVLYDDVFHAGGDVGSPGFFEAEEPTVLEGDFNGDGTVDLGDYTVWRDNLGSSNDLSGNGDETGASAGLVDAADYELWKSNFGATAPVESLSGSANVPEPASVVGLMFGLAALLGGRAVRRS from the coding sequence ATGATGAAGAGTCATTGGCTTGGAGCGCTGCTTGCAGCCCTCGCCGTGTGCTGTGGCTCGGCCCACGCACAATTGCAAATCACCGAGATCATGTACAACCCAACCGGTAGTGGCGACAGTAGCTACAGCGGTGAATGGGAGTGGTTTGAAGTACGCAATTCTGGTGCAACAGATATCAATTTGATTGTTGAAGACGGATTGCCAGCCGAAGAGGATGGTGCTTGGCTCGACGGCATTGGCGACGTAGATCCAGGTGCTGGCTCGTCTCCTAACGTTACAGCGGATACTAGTGCTGGTGCCAATGCAGTTCGTGAAACCGTAATTCCTGCCGGCAGCGTTGCGGTGTTCTACAACTCGTGGGCTGGATCTGGCAATTTGTCGACACACAATCCTCAACTGTTTCGCGATGCATGGAACATCTCGTCGTCGGTCCCTGTGATTGCGGTCGACTTTCATCCTTTCTTGAGTAACAGCGGCAACGATTCCATTGGTGTTTGGCAGAGCCGAGAAGCTTATCTTCAAGATTTAGATACCAGTGCTGATGAAGGAACGGTCGCTTCCTTCGATCATGCTCTGGCTGGTGTTGAGTATGGTACTGCCAACCCTTGGCCATCGAATACCGAAGGGTATTCCATCAGTTGGACCGGAAATGGCAGCTATACCGATGGAGCGAACTGGCGGCTGTCGTCGCTCGAACAAACCGGAGTAACTACCAGCAGCGCTGTAGGAATCCCCGGTTCGGTCGCTCTGAACGGCGAAGAAGGTGGCAGCCCTGGAGCTGTCCCAAGTGCTGCTTCGGGTGCGGTTCCAACCGGACTGTTGATCACCGAGATCATGTACAACGCGGTGGTTGAAGATGATTGGGAGTGGGTCGAAATCTACAACAATACCGGAAGCACTATCGATTTCAGTGCCACTCCTCATTGGTTTGACGACGACGACAATGGAACCGATGCGTTTGAAGAAGCAAACTTGACCAGCGGTGTGATTGGCAATCAGGAAGCGGCCGTGCTTTACAATGCCGATGACATTACTTTGGAGCAGATTCAAGCCGCTTGGGATCCGGGCAATACGGGTATCAACTTTATTGGAGTCAGTCCCTTCGTAAATACTACTAGTGGACTCTTGGGGAATAGCGGTGATGTGATCTCGATTTGGGACGACGAAGCGCTCTACTTGGCTGACCGTGCAGCTGATGTGGCTACCAATGCGATTGCTTCTGTGGCTTACGAGAGCGATGGTGACTGGCCTTCCGACAGTGGTACTAGCTCGATCTTCCTTACCGATCTATCGCTTGATCCGAATCTTGGGACAAGTTGGAGTGAAGCTACCAGCTTTGAGGATGGCGATCCCAATCTCACTTTTTCAGTCGTCCTTTACGACGACGTATTCCACGCTGGTGGTGATGTAGGAAGTCCTGGATTCTTTGAGGCTGAAGAACCCACCGTGCTCGAAGGCGACTTCAACGGCGACGGCACCGTCGACCTCGGCGACTATACCGTATGGCGCGACAACCTTGGCTCCAGTAACGACCTCAGCGGCAACGGCGACGAAACCGGTGCGAGTGCTGGCCTTGTGGATGCGGCTGACTACGAGTTGTGGAAGTCGAACTTCGGCGCTACTGCTCCGGTCGAAAGCCTCAGTGGTTCAGCAAATGTGCCCGAGCCAGCCAGCGTTGTTGGATTGATGTTCGGCTTGGCCGCTCTACTGGGTGGTCGGGCTGTACGCCGTTCGTAG
- a CDS encoding DUF1559 domain-containing protein — translation MKQILCSKSRDRGFTLVELLVVIAIIGILVALLLPAVQSAREAARRMQCTNNLKNIGLACINYESANKEFPPGREYPDWSSGGSPESSYTNYNSVQQNTDEETGFYSVHVRILPYIENINVYDLIDFSRAQTLRMSGNINYNAYANAEDIFLCPSDANSEQKISENSYRCNFGGSTPYGGAKSSKEQDNIDAESSDGFSCRGNGAFTIGGGLKPRQFEDGLSNTALFSERTKGSGITAGSAPVTEADIVTMPGRQDALIPRDGMFSRCQNAGKSASGYDFTSTGRWLPGSDFSNGWPFAGYSNTQYNHVAPPNWSGRDCGNWSAIADTPGEHAILSARSMHSGIVNVCFADGHVATVADDVDLVAWRAAGSRNGGETEDTVE, via the coding sequence ATGAAACAAATCCTGTGTTCGAAATCTCGTGATCGGGGCTTCACTTTGGTGGAACTCCTGGTGGTGATCGCCATCATCGGCATTCTGGTAGCTCTACTGCTACCCGCGGTTCAGTCCGCTCGCGAAGCTGCCCGCCGGATGCAATGCACGAATAACCTGAAGAATATCGGTCTCGCATGTATTAACTACGAGAGCGCGAACAAGGAGTTTCCTCCCGGTCGTGAGTATCCCGATTGGTCCTCTGGCGGCTCGCCTGAGAGCAGCTATACCAATTACAACTCCGTACAGCAGAACACCGATGAAGAGACCGGTTTCTACAGCGTACACGTGCGGATTCTGCCTTACATCGAAAACATCAATGTGTACGACTTGATCGATTTCAGCCGTGCCCAGACGCTGAGAATGTCGGGCAACATTAACTACAACGCTTATGCAAACGCCGAGGACATTTTCCTGTGTCCGAGCGATGCGAATAGCGAACAGAAGATTTCGGAAAACAGTTATCGTTGCAACTTCGGTGGCTCCACCCCTTATGGCGGAGCCAAGTCGTCTAAGGAACAGGACAACATCGACGCCGAGTCCAGCGATGGCTTCTCGTGCCGCGGTAATGGTGCTTTCACCATCGGCGGTGGACTCAAGCCTCGGCAGTTTGAAGATGGTCTCTCCAATACCGCATTGTTCTCTGAACGTACCAAGGGTAGCGGTATCACGGCTGGATCCGCCCCCGTAACCGAAGCCGACATTGTCACCATGCCAGGTCGCCAGGATGCACTGATTCCTCGCGATGGGATGTTTTCGCGTTGTCAGAACGCAGGCAAGTCCGCGAGTGGCTACGACTTCACTTCCACCGGACGTTGGTTGCCAGGAAGCGATTTCTCGAATGGATGGCCATTCGCAGGCTATTCGAATACGCAATACAATCACGTGGCTCCTCCGAACTGGTCGGGACGCGACTGCGGCAACTGGAGTGCCATTGCTGATACCCCTGGAGAACACGCAATCCTAAGTGCTCGCAGCATGCACTCAGGCATCGTGAATGTTTGCTTTGCCGATGGTCATGTCGCAACCGTTGCCGACGATGTTGACTTAGTGGCCTGGCGAGCAGCCGGATCTCGCAATGGTGGTGAAACGGAAGACACGGTGGAATGA
- a CDS encoding exonuclease/endonuclease/phosphatase family protein, with amino-acid sequence MRTSSALLLVVLLFFASPLKAAEPTSLRIVTFNAEILTAPGVRAGQLQRYRFDFAREQHHERVADIIEVLRPDILNLVEATSKEAVDLVVQILHEKGLTEYNGYHVESNDSFTGMDVSLITRLEPDTIDGEQIRTYFSKGDDQTWREPFSYTSFSGSRETSRASISRNSVYYFTVGDYKLGFLGLHLKSNPEDEYSNSRRTAEATVATRIMRDEIAKNGYLPVVLGDLNDYDPDVADRDDSRETATKVLASLKDYDPEHDGAELVNVAEKITRQADRYTSHWDWNENGARDPQDVYTMIDHILLPEQLMPYVKRVFIARCVGLETSDHYPVVVDLELPAK; translated from the coding sequence ATGCGTACTTCTAGTGCTTTGCTGCTCGTTGTCTTGCTGTTCTTTGCCTCTCCGCTCAAAGCGGCGGAGCCGACCTCGTTGCGAATCGTGACGTTCAACGCAGAGATCCTGACCGCACCAGGCGTGAGGGCAGGGCAGTTGCAGCGGTATCGCTTTGATTTCGCTCGTGAGCAGCATCATGAACGCGTAGCCGACATCATCGAAGTACTCCGCCCCGATATCTTGAACCTGGTAGAAGCCACCAGCAAAGAGGCCGTGGATCTCGTAGTGCAAATCCTGCATGAGAAGGGACTCACCGAATACAATGGCTACCACGTGGAAAGCAACGATTCGTTCACTGGCATGGACGTATCGCTCATCACCCGGCTCGAGCCCGATACCATCGACGGCGAGCAGATTCGCACCTACTTCTCCAAGGGAGACGACCAGACCTGGCGCGAACCGTTTTCGTATACCAGCTTTAGCGGTAGTCGCGAAACATCACGGGCATCGATCTCGCGAAACTCGGTCTACTACTTCACGGTCGGCGACTACAAGCTCGGTTTCCTTGGATTGCACCTGAAATCGAATCCCGAAGACGAGTATTCCAACTCGCGCCGCACCGCCGAAGCGACGGTTGCCACCCGCATCATGCGTGACGAGATCGCCAAGAATGGTTACTTGCCAGTCGTCCTCGGTGACCTGAACGATTATGATCCCGATGTTGCTGACCGCGACGACTCCCGCGAGACCGCAACCAAGGTGCTCGCGAGCTTGAAGGATTACGATCCAGAGCACGATGGAGCCGAACTGGTGAACGTTGCCGAGAAGATCACCCGCCAGGCGGATCGTTACACTTCGCACTGGGACTGGAACGAGAACGGTGCCCGCGATCCTCAGGACGTGTACACGATGATCGATCACATCTTGCTTCCAGAGCAGCTGATGCCGTACGTGAAGCGAGTGTTCATCGCCCGCTGCGTGGGGCTCGAAACCTCGGATCACTATCCCGTGGTGGTCGACTTGGAGCTCCCCGCCAAGTAG
- the trmB gene encoding tRNA (guanosine(46)-N7)-methyltransferase TrmB — protein sequence MGRRALPKVDKDIDLTRHFKLPEDLPDPWDPVALFDRDAPLEIEVGSGKGLFIQNAAKTFPEHNFLGIEVARMYARFSATRLAKREIDNAVMVAGDALAIFRERVPDASLAAVHVYFPDPWWKKRHRKRRVLTPEFLQDASRTLKDGGLFHFWTDVEEYFESTLELLEQVPTLAGPQAVEERDPEHDLDYRTHFERRKRQAGLPIYRSLFVRTPRVA from the coding sequence ATGGGGCGACGTGCCTTACCGAAGGTCGACAAAGACATCGACCTGACCCGCCATTTCAAACTGCCGGAAGACTTGCCCGATCCTTGGGATCCCGTGGCCCTGTTCGACCGCGATGCGCCGCTCGAGATCGAAGTCGGTAGCGGCAAAGGTCTGTTTATTCAAAACGCCGCCAAGACGTTTCCCGAGCACAACTTCCTCGGCATCGAAGTCGCCCGCATGTACGCCCGCTTCTCCGCGACTCGGCTGGCCAAGCGTGAGATCGACAACGCGGTGATGGTAGCCGGCGACGCCCTGGCGATCTTTCGCGAGCGCGTGCCCGACGCCAGCCTGGCGGCCGTGCACGTTTACTTTCCCGATCCCTGGTGGAAGAAACGCCACCGCAAACGTCGAGTGCTGACGCCTGAGTTCCTGCAAGACGCGTCGCGCACGCTCAAAGATGGCGGGCTGTTCCACTTCTGGACCGACGTCGAGGAGTACTTCGAGTCGACTTTGGAGCTATTGGAACAAGTGCCAACGCTTGCTGGTCCGCAAGCGGTCGAAGAACGCGATCCCGAGCATGATCTCGACTACCGCACCCACTTCGAACGCCGCAAGCGGCAAGCCGGGTTGCCGATCTACCGCTCGCTATTTGTGCGAACTCCGCGCGTCGCCTAA
- a CDS encoding rhomboid family intramembrane serine protease — MLPLYDENPHRRFPIITILLIVINVWITFQTARQTPVRQALVAFQHGFVPARLTHIGDAQPLRIRQPMEVAAGPWGQQAPQQVMLKIDLPNDSASVFGSLLTSMFLHGSWLHLLSNMWMLWIFGNNIEDRLGYVAYSGFYVAGGLVAAISQWAIDPESQLPMIGASGAVAAVLGGYALTFPWAKVKTLVFIGIPLILSLPAFVVLGTWMLMETVLGIMQIQLGAPTSVAHWAHIGGFVAGLVLMPILAVGRPPEGQDWNQETEALFQFDDPQPLSKRT, encoded by the coding sequence ATGTTACCCCTATACGACGAAAATCCGCATCGCCGCTTTCCCATCATCACGATCCTGCTGATCGTGATCAACGTGTGGATCACCTTCCAAACCGCACGACAAACTCCGGTGCGTCAGGCCCTGGTGGCATTCCAGCATGGCTTTGTGCCGGCCCGACTCACCCACATTGGCGATGCCCAACCGCTTCGCATCCGTCAGCCGATGGAAGTGGCTGCCGGCCCCTGGGGTCAGCAGGCTCCGCAGCAAGTGATGCTGAAGATCGACCTCCCGAACGACTCCGCGTCGGTATTCGGGTCGCTGCTGACCAGCATGTTTTTGCATGGCAGCTGGCTCCATTTGCTTTCGAACATGTGGATGCTCTGGATCTTTGGAAACAACATCGAGGACCGACTGGGGTACGTCGCGTATAGCGGGTTCTACGTCGCCGGTGGCCTGGTAGCGGCGATCAGCCAATGGGCGATTGATCCCGAGAGCCAGTTGCCAATGATCGGCGCCAGCGGAGCGGTGGCAGCAGTGCTCGGTGGCTACGCGTTGACCTTCCCCTGGGCAAAGGTCAAGACGCTTGTATTCATTGGCATTCCGTTGATACTTTCATTACCTGCCTTTGTCGTACTGGGCACCTGGATGCTCATGGAAACCGTGCTCGGCATCATGCAGATCCAGTTGGGTGCACCGACCAGCGTTGCCCACTGGGCCCATATCGGCGGCTTTGTCGCCGGGCTGGTGCTGATGCCGATCCTGGCGGTCGGGCGGCCTCCCGAAGGTCAGGACTGGAACCAGGAAACCGAGGCGCTGTTTCAGTTCGACGATCCCCAGCCTCTTAGCAAACGCACCTGA
- a CDS encoding 3-hydroxyacyl-ACP dehydratase FabZ family protein, whose product MPEKEFLLDPQSIDLDNVLAGIEEIRKYNPQRYSMEQLTAIVYDDPDAGLVAGYKDLKESEFWVSGHMPGMPLMPGVMMCEAAAQLSTYQVQRHGALQAGMLGFGGLDKVRFRGIVRPGDRLVIVSKRLALRPRMMIRCAFQCFVEQNMVCEGELVGVSIPIESVKQDLTTNK is encoded by the coding sequence GTGCCTGAGAAGGAATTTTTACTCGACCCCCAATCTATCGACCTGGACAATGTCCTGGCCGGTATTGAGGAAATTCGCAAGTACAATCCGCAGCGCTACTCCATGGAGCAGCTGACCGCGATTGTGTACGACGACCCCGACGCAGGGCTCGTCGCTGGCTACAAAGACCTGAAAGAGAGCGAGTTCTGGGTTTCGGGTCACATGCCTGGCATGCCGCTGATGCCTGGGGTCATGATGTGCGAAGCGGCAGCCCAGCTGAGCACCTATCAGGTGCAGCGCCACGGGGCACTGCAGGCTGGCATGCTCGGCTTTGGAGGCTTAGATAAGGTCCGCTTCCGTGGCATCGTCCGACCTGGCGACCGACTGGTGATTGTCTCCAAACGCCTAGCGCTGCGGCCGCGGATGATGATCCGCTGTGCGTTCCAATGCTTTGTTGAGCAGAACATGGTCTGCGAAGGCGAGTTGGTCGGCGTCTCGATTCCCATCGAGTCGGTCAAGCAGGACCTTACCACCAACAAGTAA
- a CDS encoding 50S ribosomal protein bL37 yields the protein MAKPGRKVKKANHGARPACSRPRKQRRQKVKT from the coding sequence ATGGCCAAGCCCGGTCGTAAAGTCAAAAAAGCCAACCACGGTGCCCGCCCCGCTTGCAGCCGCCCTCGCAAGCAACGTCGTCAGAAGGTGAAGACCTAA